One segment of Caldivirga sp. DNA contains the following:
- a CDS encoding glycoside hydrolase family 76 protein, translating into MASKLTLAALLAVALIILSIVNLSDASALSLKELYAKRAVATFNALQSHYYISNLNLYEGSTCGKYSCLWTYSQILSALTYLSLIPGLSNFTSLFNQYYMSLSYYSNPLNPSSGYESAVTPPIGPGGDTYYDDNEWVTLALIRMYLVTNNTRYLKRAEELFNFIVSGWSTNESLKCPGGIYWRVGDLSRNTCSNSPAAEVAVELYMVTGNPSYLKWAIRILNWVNECLRSPSGLYYDHINPDGTIDETIWSYNQGTTAAAAALIYEATHNESYLILAEETAYASLSYFSQGAIYSQPPEFNAIYFRSLEKVIEVSGNSTLSKMYWNLLLTYVNNTWVTYRDPETGLITMGQPLSSINPDDVEIWTAAMVQLYSIIAGSQQPITFKAVGITKPARTQWPTLVIAITAAAVAVVIAYTVLRVKRND; encoded by the coding sequence ATGGCAAGTAAACTAACCTTAGCTGCTTTACTTGCAGTGGCATTAATAATATTAAGCATAGTTAACCTAAGTGATGCATCAGCATTAAGTTTAAAGGAACTATACGCCAAGAGGGCTGTAGCCACATTTAATGCGCTTCAGAGTCATTACTATATAAGTAACTTGAACTTATACGAAGGTTCTACCTGTGGAAAATACAGTTGCCTATGGACCTACTCCCAGATTTTATCAGCATTAACATACTTATCCTTGATACCTGGCCTAAGTAACTTCACTAGCCTATTTAATCAATACTACATGAGCTTAAGTTACTACTCTAATCCACTTAACCCATCATCAGGGTATGAGTCAGCAGTAACCCCGCCAATTGGCCCAGGTGGTGACACGTATTATGATGATAATGAGTGGGTTACGTTAGCCTTAATAAGAATGTACCTAGTAACTAATAATACTAGGTACTTGAAGAGGGCTGAGGAACTATTCAACTTTATAGTAAGTGGCTGGAGTACTAATGAATCATTAAAATGTCCTGGAGGAATATACTGGAGGGTTGGTGACTTATCGAGAAACACATGCTCCAATTCCCCAGCTGCTGAGGTGGCTGTTGAATTATACATGGTGACTGGTAACCCAAGTTACTTAAAGTGGGCCATTAGAATACTTAACTGGGTTAATGAATGCTTAAGATCACCCAGTGGGCTGTATTACGATCACATTAACCCAGATGGTACTATTGATGAAACAATATGGAGCTATAACCAAGGCACTACCGCAGCAGCGGCAGCGTTAATATATGAGGCAACGCACAATGAATCATACCTAATTCTAGCGGAGGAAACCGCATACGCATCATTGAGCTACTTTAGTCAAGGAGCCATATATTCACAACCCCCTGAGTTTAACGCCATATACTTCAGAAGCCTTGAAAAAGTCATCGAGGTAAGTGGTAATAGTACACTCTCTAAAATGTATTGGAATTTACTCTTAACGTACGTCAACAATACGTGGGTGACCTATAGGGATCCTGAAACTGGGTTAATAACAATGGGTCAGCCATTAAGTTCAATCAATCCTGATGATGTGGAAATATGGACTGCAGCAATGGTACAATTATACTCAATAATTGCTGGTTCACAGCAGCCAATCACATTTAAAGCAGTGGGAATAACTAAGCCAGCGCGCACCCAGTGGCCTACATTAGTCATTGCAATTACTGCTGCGGCAGTAGCCGTAGTAATCGCCTACACAGTACTAAGAGTTAAGAGGAATGATTAA
- the cca gene encoding CCA tRNA nucleotidyltransferase: MPSVEDIIEEALRIVTPSQDEVKVINDTAAEVISILEGKVRELGLEAEVTLQGSVAHGTWLPGDRDIDIFLIFPRNDKYITLVKSGELVRNLASAFSEIGISWVMNYAQHPYLTLMYNGFNIDVVPCIRIKLGEKPVTAADRTPLHTLYLKSKLSGLESDVRLLKLMMKSINVYGAEVKVQGFSGYLTELITLAYGGFMNVLKAASKWVPFKVKITLEAPGQGNFNTPLVVIDPVDPSRNAAAAVSLDSMATFIAASKHFLRKPSMAFFTSGMQSPAASLTLPTPTLVMYGEYPKGYVEDIVWGQLRRMASTIWSTVSNSGFKPVDMGLYTPQDKYIVVMLTVEEPELPEYEVHVGPPVWTSEADVFIEKYINASNIVGPFIRDGRWFVIRPRRTRSIKDAVIKELKTVRSSVVKDSLLKGKIMILNNTAQVNELPVELRNIALAFMSKKPHWLV; this comes from the coding sequence GTGCCTAGCGTTGAGGACATTATTGAGGAGGCCCTTAGAATCGTTACCCCAAGTCAAGATGAGGTTAAGGTAATTAATGATACTGCTGCAGAAGTAATAAGTATACTTGAAGGTAAGGTACGTGAATTAGGTTTAGAGGCTGAGGTTACTTTACAGGGTTCTGTTGCCCACGGTACTTGGTTACCTGGAGATAGGGATATTGATATCTTTCTAATTTTCCCACGTAACGATAAGTACATTACTCTTGTTAAGTCAGGGGAATTAGTGAGGAATTTAGCTTCTGCATTTTCTGAAATAGGCATAAGTTGGGTTATGAATTACGCGCAACACCCGTACTTAACATTAATGTATAATGGCTTTAACATTGATGTAGTTCCATGTATAAGAATTAAGCTTGGTGAAAAACCAGTAACAGCAGCCGATAGGACTCCTCTTCACACACTTTACTTAAAGAGCAAATTAAGTGGCCTTGAGAGTGATGTTAGGTTACTTAAATTAATGATGAAGAGCATTAATGTTTATGGTGCAGAGGTTAAGGTTCAGGGCTTTAGCGGTTACTTAACAGAATTGATAACGCTAGCCTATGGTGGCTTTATGAATGTGCTTAAGGCTGCCTCAAAATGGGTTCCATTTAAAGTTAAAATAACCCTCGAGGCCCCAGGGCAAGGTAACTTTAACACACCGCTAGTGGTCATTGACCCAGTTGACCCAAGCAGAAACGCTGCTGCTGCAGTATCCCTAGACTCTATGGCAACATTCATAGCTGCATCCAAGCACTTCCTCAGGAAACCAAGCATGGCTTTCTTCACCAGCGGTATGCAATCACCCGCAGCATCACTGACACTGCCAACACCGACACTAGTCATGTATGGGGAGTACCCTAAGGGTTACGTTGAAGACATTGTCTGGGGTCAATTGAGGAGGATGGCGTCAACCATATGGAGCACTGTAAGTAATAGTGGTTTCAAACCAGTTGACATGGGTCTCTATACACCGCAGGATAAGTACATTGTAGTAATGCTTACGGTTGAGGAACCTGAGTTACCAGAATATGAGGTTCACGTGGGTCCTCCTGTTTGGACTAGTGAAGCTGATGTATTTATTGAGAAATACATTAACGCTAGTAATATTGTGGGCCCATTCATAAGGGATGGCAGATGGTTCGTAATTAGGCCTAGAAGAACTAGAAGCATCAAGGATGCAGTCATTAAGGAGCTTAAGACCGTTAGAAGTAGTGTTGTAAAGGATTCCCTACTTAAAGGTAAAATAATGATTCTTAACAATACTGCTCAAGTTAATGAGTTACCAGTTGAGTTGAGGAATATCGCACTAGCATTCATGAGCAAGAAGCCTCATTGGCTTGTTTAA
- a CDS encoding amino acid-binding protein, translating into MLNNLISIHGNNLRSLNTVLGEVGNVFGQVYRSILSSPNGVFVFFIALPNRPGALARLASALAELGLNLTLTYLYAINEELAMALLIYEAKEGYFQKAVEALRRGGAVVREAYEVKAINKINRSTP; encoded by the coding sequence ATGCTTAATAACTTAATAAGCATACATGGAAACAACCTAAGATCCCTGAACACTGTTCTTGGTGAGGTTGGTAATGTTTTTGGGCAGGTGTATAGGAGTATCTTATCCTCACCTAATGGTGTGTTCGTATTCTTTATTGCATTGCCTAATAGGCCTGGTGCCTTGGCTAGGTTAGCTTCGGCGTTGGCTGAATTAGGCCTTAACCTAACTTTAACCTACCTATACGCTATTAATGAGGAATTAGCAATGGCACTACTAATCTATGAGGCTAAGGAAGGCTACTTCCAGAAGGCAGTAGAAGCATTGAGGAGAGGAGGAGCAGTAGTAAGGGAAGCTTACGAAGTTAAGGCAATCAATAAAATCAATAGAAGTACCCCTTAG
- a CDS encoding isopentenyl phosphate kinase, which produces MIIIKLGGSAFSDKAKPLSFNEEPVRNLALLIKRHGVTPVLIHGGGSFAHPIAKAYGLDKGIRDDAQLIGVSFTSLALTLLNERIISIFSKIGLPTYTIRTGAVFVRTLSGLRLSNEAVDLTRRLVETKIVPVFYGDVIHDHELGFSILSGDEIMVELAKRLKPRYALFLMDVEGVYTGGPRKGELIRVFKPSIRVSYGSRGVDATGGLMGKLRHAVELAEMGIKTYLCSVMDEESISLILTDEEPTKCTRIEAQ; this is translated from the coding sequence ATGATAATAATTAAGTTAGGTGGATCAGCATTCAGTGATAAGGCTAAGCCATTATCGTTCAATGAGGAGCCGGTGCGAAACTTAGCATTACTGATTAAGAGGCATGGTGTTACACCCGTTTTAATTCATGGAGGTGGATCGTTTGCCCACCCCATTGCTAAGGCTTATGGGTTAGATAAGGGAATTAGAGATGATGCCCAGTTAATCGGTGTATCATTTACGTCACTAGCGTTAACCCTACTTAATGAGAGGATAATCTCAATATTCTCTAAGATAGGATTACCCACATACACTATAAGGACAGGGGCGGTATTTGTAAGAACACTGAGTGGACTTAGGTTAAGTAACGAAGCAGTAGACTTAACAAGAAGGCTAGTGGAGACTAAGATAGTCCCAGTGTTTTACGGTGACGTTATTCATGATCATGAATTAGGCTTCAGCATACTAAGTGGTGATGAGATAATGGTTGAGTTAGCTAAACGACTTAAGCCAAGGTACGCGTTATTCCTAATGGACGTTGAGGGAGTCTACACCGGAGGACCTAGGAAGGGTGAGTTAATTAGGGTGTTTAAACCAAGTATCCGCGTATCATACGGTAGTAGGGGGGTTGATGCCACAGGAGGTTTAATGGGTAAACTTAGGCACGCTGTTGAATTAGCTGAAATGGGGATTAAAACCTATTTATGCTCAGTAATGGATGAGGAATCCATAAGCCTAATCCTCACTGATGAGGAACCTACTAAGTGCACTAGGATTGAGGCCCAATAG
- a CDS encoding cupin domain-containing protein: MPLYRLSNIKGEEVNALTIRRYINGERMTLAQFMFKRGARVKKHTHINEQFSVIVTGKLRFRVNNEEYIAEAGDVVHIPSNMEHEVEALEDSIVIDVYSPIREDWLKGEDKYLR; encoded by the coding sequence ATGCCCCTTTACAGATTAAGCAACATAAAGGGAGAGGAGGTTAATGCATTAACAATAAGGAGGTATATTAACGGCGAAAGAATGACACTCGCACAGTTCATGTTCAAGAGAGGGGCTAGAGTTAAGAAGCATACTCACATTAATGAACAATTCTCAGTAATAGTAACAGGCAAATTAAGGTTCAGGGTAAATAATGAGGAATACATTGCTGAAGCCGGAGATGTGGTTCACATACCCTCAAACATGGAGCATGAGGTTGAAGCACTGGAGGATTCAATAGTGATAGATGTATACAGTCCAATCAGGGAGGATTGGCTTAAAGGGGAAGATAAATACCTGAGGTGA
- a CDS encoding tRNA (N(6)-L-threonylcarbamoyladenosine(37)-C(2))-methylthiotransferase codes for MYYIETYGCWLNKADSELMEEDLRRIGYVKVNDPTQADLILINTCAVREDSEVRELKAIEKYSKLGKKLVVAGCLTKARPSEIMRLAPNALLVNPSSVENFAETLRNGGNSSERLMVRIPQHNELSHIYVVPIQVGCLGNCSYCIIKYTRGGMGWVRSADLNMVKESIAKAVTRGAREIYLTGQEISAYGKDKGYDLVDLLEAVLRDVDGRYLIRLGMLEPLELEGIIHRLIDVIKSDWRIYRFFHIPVQSGSDKVLRLMKRKYTVDLFKWEVGLIRRSFHNSFIATDIIVGHPGEEDVDFQDSVRLVRELSIDKVHVARYSPRPFTEAAYMRQIPDHIKKQRSSLLSKVALEVAYSRNLEYVGGTYEGLISSTGFKGKGLMARLMDYRPVIVNEGRLGSFVRIKITGASSINLLGNVIE; via the coding sequence ATGTACTATATTGAAACTTACGGCTGCTGGTTGAATAAGGCTGATTCAGAATTAATGGAGGAGGACTTAAGGAGAATCGGATACGTTAAAGTTAATGATCCTACGCAAGCTGACTTAATACTGATAAACACGTGCGCTGTTAGGGAGGATTCAGAGGTTAGGGAGCTTAAGGCTATTGAGAAGTACTCTAAGCTAGGTAAGAAACTTGTGGTGGCTGGGTGCTTAACTAAGGCAAGGCCTAGTGAAATAATGAGATTAGCCCCTAATGCGCTGCTAGTGAACCCAAGTTCAGTTGAGAATTTTGCTGAGACTTTAAGAAATGGTGGTAATTCGAGTGAACGATTAATGGTGAGGATTCCTCAACACAATGAGTTAAGCCACATTTACGTTGTCCCTATTCAAGTGGGTTGCCTTGGGAACTGCTCATACTGCATAATAAAGTACACTAGGGGTGGTATGGGCTGGGTTAGGAGTGCTGACTTAAATATGGTTAAGGAATCCATAGCCAAGGCCGTTACTAGGGGTGCTAGGGAAATTTACCTAACTGGACAGGAGATTTCAGCATACGGTAAGGATAAGGGGTACGACTTGGTTGACTTACTTGAAGCCGTATTAAGGGATGTTGATGGACGATACTTGATTAGGTTAGGAATGCTTGAGCCATTAGAGCTTGAGGGAATCATACATAGGTTAATCGATGTGATTAAGAGTGACTGGAGAATCTACAGGTTCTTCCACATACCTGTGCAAAGCGGCAGTGATAAGGTACTTAGATTAATGAAGCGTAAATACACTGTGGATTTATTTAAATGGGAAGTTGGGTTAATTAGGAGGAGTTTCCACAACTCATTCATAGCCACTGACATTATAGTTGGCCATCCTGGAGAGGAAGATGTCGACTTTCAGGATAGTGTGAGGCTAGTTAGGGAACTGAGTATTGATAAGGTACACGTTGCTAGGTATAGTCCAAGACCGTTTACTGAGGCAGCTTATATGCGTCAAATACCTGATCATATTAAGAAGCAGAGGAGCAGCTTACTGAGTAAGGTGGCTCTTGAGGTTGCGTACTCCAGGAATCTTGAGTACGTTGGTGGTACTTACGAAGGCTTAATTAGTTCAACTGGGTTTAAGGGTAAGGGGCTTATGGCCAGGTTAATGGACTATAGGCCAGTTATCGTTAATGAAGGCCGCTTAGGCTCATTTGTGAGAATTAAGATAACCGGCGCCTCATCAATAAACTTGCTTGGTAATGTGATTGAATAA
- a CDS encoding nucleotidyltransferase family protein, with product MFAVILAGGFGKRLRPLTDDRPKPLVEVAGRPILAWQIDWLREQGVTDVVLAVGYLGGKIFDYVGDGSQFGIRVYYSVEKEPLGTGGAVRNALKYINDDGFIVVNGDIITNLRVRKLMDSLQGGVIGAIALTPLKSPYGIVQVDENGFILNFQEKPQLPYLINAGVYALKTSIKDYLPEKGDIEVHTFPKLARDKKLVGVTYGDVYWKSIDTLKDLEEADKAINEQGVFNKK from the coding sequence ATGTTTGCTGTAATACTTGCAGGTGGTTTTGGGAAGAGACTTAGGCCGCTTACTGATGATAGACCTAAGCCCCTTGTTGAGGTTGCTGGTAGGCCAATATTGGCTTGGCAAATAGATTGGTTAAGGGAACAGGGGGTTACTGATGTTGTATTAGCTGTTGGTTACCTTGGCGGTAAGATATTCGACTATGTTGGTGATGGCTCGCAATTCGGCATTAGGGTCTACTACAGTGTTGAAAAGGAGCCATTGGGGACTGGGGGTGCTGTTAGAAACGCGTTAAAGTACATTAATGATGATGGCTTCATTGTTGTTAACGGTGATATAATAACTAATTTAAGAGTAAGGAAACTCATGGATTCCCTCCAGGGGGGTGTTATTGGGGCTATTGCTTTAACACCACTTAAGAGTCCATATGGTATAGTTCAGGTTGATGAGAATGGCTTCATATTAAACTTCCAAGAGAAGCCTCAGTTACCTTACCTAATTAATGCAGGTGTATACGCATTGAAGACCTCCATAAAGGATTACTTACCGGAGAAGGGTGATATTGAGGTTCATACGTTCCCTAAGCTAGCTAGGGATAAGAAACTCGTAGGCGTTACGTATGGTGACGTTTACTGGAAGTCAATAGACACACTTAAGGATCTTGAGGAAGCCGATAAGGCGATTAATGAACAAGGCGTCTTTAATAAAAAGTAA